The genome window GAATGTGCTTTTTATACAATGCTTCCGAAGGCTGCAAAACACCGCCATCACTGCCAAACAATGCTGCATCTGTAAAACCGTTTTTGACAAGCCTGAGACTCATTAACCGATTATCCACTTTCGAAAAATCCGGCCCGCTGAAACGCACCATATCGATCTCAATGCGATCCGTTGTAAGATCGTCCATTAAGGATAGTAACAGCGTTTCAGGAGATTTGTAATAGAAAAAACAGCCATACATGAGGTTAACGCCGATAATTCCCAAAGCCTGCTGTTGCAGGACATTCTCGTCATCGCGCATCCGCACGTGGATCACCACATAATTTGTCGGGCCCATGGGCGAGAGTTGAAACTGCAACCCGATCCAGCCGTGCGACTCATTGGTTTTCTGAAAATTAAGGGCAACAACGGTGTTGGCGAATGCAAAAAACTGGCTTTCCTCACCGCGTTTTTCTGAAAGACGTTTCTCAACAAGATTGTATTCACGGTTCAGCATCTTCATCAGGCGGGATTCCACCACATACCGGCCGCCTTCCTCTGTTCCATATATTGCATCACTGAAAGTCATATCGTAAGCAGACATGGTCTTTGCCACTGTTCCCGATGCCCCGCCTGCCTTAAAAAAGTAAGCAGCTGTTTCCTGACCTGCCCCAATTTCTGCAAAAGACCCATAAATCCTGCGATCCAGGTTGATCCTTAACGCTTTTTGTTTTGTACCAAGGTTCTTTTCGTACATAAACGTATATTAGTAAGTTGAAAAGCAATATGTGTAAATATAAGAAAAATACAGTTAACAGTCGATTATGGCTAACTGACTTGACTTACTAAAAAGGAAAAGTTCTATAATTTATTGTACTTGCCGCTGGCTAATGTTAATGCATCGCTATGGATCCGCACGCTACTTATCTGT of Dyadobacter chenhuakuii contains these proteins:
- a CDS encoding nicotinate-nucleotide adenylyltransferase — translated: MYEKNLGTKQKALRINLDRRIYGSFAEIGAGQETAAYFFKAGGASGTVAKTMSAYDMTFSDAIYGTEEGGRYVVESRLMKMLNREYNLVEKRLSEKRGEESQFFAFANTVVALNFQKTNESHGWIGLQFQLSPMGPTNYVVIHVRMRDDENVLQQQALGIIGVNLMYGCFFYYKSPETLLLSLMDDLTTDRIEIDMVRFSGPDFSKVDNRLMSLRLVKNGFTDAALFGSDGGVLQPSEALYKKHILMMRGRLRPITNVHVDLISNGQKQFLDEEDVDESKVVLISELTLHNLKSGDRDIDEKDFLDRVDILCSLGHMVMISNHHEYYRLVAYLSRLTKLKAGLLLGSPSLQDIFEEKHYQSLPGGILESFATLFSRKVKLFIYPTLQPDGSVYSCANFVVPDHLRPLFQYLVINDKIEDIVNYNKEHMHITTDSVLEKIKRGEPGWEKLVPENVAKIIKEKSLFGLPNEDNYEDTVKQIHQAVGNL